Part of the Mya arenaria isolate MELC-2E11 chromosome 8, ASM2691426v1 genome, cattttgacaTGAAATGAGGTCAGTTTTAATACTCTGTACAAATGTGATATAGAATACATGTAACAACTATAAGTACGTACCTGGATTAcaaatagttttttatataattatatgatgcCTGAAGTATTATATACAGCTGTAAATATGCTTCATTAGCATTAATGTGTACCTGTAATAATTTTGTGCAAATGTAATAGCTTCAACTAAACATGattgaattatatttacatgtatgtgtgattatatttacatgtatgtgtgattatatttacatgtataacatgtgTGATTGTGTATTACTAATATTTTgccattattttttgtatgtaaataatgcatttttcatttttttcttatttttcatatctttctaaccagttattttacattttttccaaTACTATTTCATGTTAGTAATGTGTAAAGTAAgatttcatttttctatttttcattCTTGTTCAAGTGTTTAAATACAGtaagttaaaatcatttactttGTAAGAACATACCAGTAACCAGTCATGGTATTAAAATAATCTTATCATTCTTATGGTAATATTCTCAGTACAACCTCTTATGTCAGTGGTAATATAAAAGATAACCCCAGAAAATATCTTTGAAGCCGGAGCGTGACCCATTCCTGTGCACATGTGGGCCATGTAAGAAGTTCTGGCGCGACACGTTCAGTGACAGTGGTGACCTGCTACGGGAGTCGTCACAATGTCGCGCCCACCACACCGCCATCCTCTCCGCGGAGAGCAAAGTGGTGAAGATAGGAGATCGCATCCTTGTCCAGAGCAGATTTCCAGGTATGACATACAAGGATTATAATACTTGAAAACATTGTGTATACTTGATCCTATCTGATATCATTGGCAGTAGAAATATTCAGACATATATGTAAACTGCTTTCGAATTTGAATAAGTTGAAGAATTAAATGCACTCAAATTATGACTTTAAGCTGTTTATAATAGTTAGGAGAGCCACTCTACTTACTCTGGCATTGGCATCAAGGTCATATCTCAGTGACTACTTAACATATTAATTTGAGACTTTTTACAAATCTTCTCTGTCAAAATCAAGTAAAACAAATCTAGGTTGTAAATAGCACAAATTATTACCTTTGTTTGTCTTATAAACTCTGGTTAATGTAGCATTCCCCAATCTCTCCAACCTATTAATGtttttgacttaaaattaaaaaaagcttCACAGTCAAAGACCTACTTAATTATGGCCCTTGTGTGCAGTTTTACGAGCGTCCATCAAGTCCATGTCACATCAGCCGCTGCACATATAGTTGAGCTTACAGTTGTCTTACAGACAATTTTAAGActtgtttgtaatttaaactggttatatcattttaatgacaTAGCAACATGATTCTGCATTGCAGTTGATTTATATGGAAGAAAAGGTACAACAAAGCAGTGtagttaatgtatatttatgtcATGTAGTTGTTACAATTAACaagccacatacatgtacagccAAGGCCATGATTGACAAAGCAAGTTTCATTGATATCCATCATAGGTTAAAGAAGCTAATAAAAGCACAAATACAAATCTCAAACCCTTCAATCCTTGAATTAGTGTGGTTCTACTGTTTATCTACACGATGCCTTCAGGCTTGAAAGGTAGAAACATGTGTCTAAAGTTTCAACAATATCTTTCAATATATGTAGAAGATATTGTACAGAACAAATTGcaaggtgaccttgaccgtaATCTGACATGTGCCATGCTTAGGCTATGCACATCACCATGGTGACCCAAGTTTCATCAACATCAGTGAGTGAATGTGATTTATGGAGATGGCACAAAATGTAGAGCTCAAATCCTGAGAAGTGCCCTTGGCCTTGACCGTGTGTGAATCTACGTTGAATCTGCATGTAGCCTTGATTATTGAAACATATGGCTAAAACTTAAGAATCGCCTACAACTGATGTAAAAGATATTGATGAAAAGAATTTACAAGGCTCAAACTCCTGAGAGTATTGGGTCTGCACAGTTTCAACATGAATTCTGTACATGGGTTCTGTACATGTGTACGAGTAGGTCCTGTGCGCAAGTCTCAATATTATTCCATAGAGGATATATGGTGGGGACCGTGATAAAGATTAACAGATGGACAAAAGTCATGACAGTAGGACAGACAATGTGGTGCTGGGAAATAGTTAGTTCATTCAATCTTGTACTAACTGTTCGAATGTATCTAACAACATtgaagtttttttcaaatgtaggCTTATTTGTAGTATTAATTTTGCAACATACATCTACTACTATGTTTTAGTCTAACTGTATGTAGAGgtgttaaacatatttgattaaCTGTAACAGATTATTAGCAGGTAATGTTAATGTATGATTGCTTATGCTTTGAGTTGGGACTCCGGtgtgttttatggttaaatttCCATGAACTGTTagaatttaattaatgaatgtcagaataattataaattcaGTATAAGATGcatattttgcataattatgtaaggaataaaaataatcacCTAAAAATAATCCAAGGGAGAGTGGAGttcatttaattgaattaaactACATTCCCTATTCTTGCTGCTCACATATGAATTTACTgaagtatgtgtatatatgctGGTGACCACAGGCACAGTGAAGTGGGTGGGGGTGCTTGACGAGGATTCCATCGCCCCAGAGCTCTATGTTGGTGTCCGACTTGACGATAATGGTACAGTCTTGTTTCTTGAAATGTTAGCattaaactttttattgtttaataacagTCATATTAAAGTTCAAGAGATAAGTAAAAATTTTGAGACATTCAAATATCATGTGCATATTGTGTACATCtttactttaataaattgtttaactGTTGAGGTGTTCCAAGTGCTTGCATTTGTGGAATAATGCTGGCTTTTTAAGGCATTGTTATGAGTTTGTAAGAAGTTAATGTAGTTTGTCTtatgaaattaatgaaatatgtacaaTAATAACATGATTAGCTAAAACATATCACACCTGATTGGCTTGTTCCAGTCAACTCCACCCACAATGGTGTGTACAATGGTAAGCGGTATTTCCACGTACCACGAGGTCATGGTGCCATGGTCAAGTACATGGAGGTGGTGCCCCTCAAGTTCCCGGAGAAACGTCCACCCATGCAAGGAAACTACATGTTTCCCAGCTGGGATGAAGTGCAAAAGAGACGAAAGGAGAGAAATTCAAagtaagggctattccagtaaaacatataacccccggggAGAAGggaattatttaaacagtatACAGGTTGGTGtcttttttcgctaatttggacccaaaaaggtttaatttgcttctgtagggtgGTGGCATAATGTGCTTGTatacaataaattatttctgGTCAATCTATAAGACAGTTAGGCTTTGAAGTTTAGGTACCACCTGTCCTCTGGTTTaaaattactgataaaaaaagCTTGATCAATCAATTTCACagtaaaaattaaatgaatattagcccatattatttatgtgtttaaacatttttgaccTTTGCATTTTTCGCTCTGGCGCATATATCTGACTGGCCATAAATTCATGTATCTTGCAGACTCCAGAATATCTACTCACAGGCTGGTATGCAGGGCCCCCAGTTTGTAGAGCCATATGCCTCTCCACCAAAAACTGCAGCCACAAGTGTGCGGGCATCGCCAGTCAAGTCTTTACGAGAGCCAATCATCCACATTGGGGACCCGAATGACATTGCATTGCGGGTAGGGTATAAGCATGAATCCTTGTAAACAGGAATATTAATCAATTGTTGCTCATTTTTAGTATTTGCTGTTTAAAATTTGATGTGTCTTTTCTcactttatttctttttgttaaacATAAGCTTCATCACAAGCTAATACTGTTACATAGTATTAATATGATTCATTGATTGACTGGTAGTCAAAAATGAGGTCTTTTTTAGTGAATTGAAATTCTTAAATCAAGGCTTGCAGCATAAATTTGAACCAAAAATCCAGAAGTTACATTGTGAACTCAATGGCGAATATATTTCACTTCTAATCTCAAACTCCCTCACTCTTTCTACTCAGGACATGCAGCGTCTGAGCCAGATGGACACGAAGCGGAAGGTTCGCAAGGAGGACAAGGACAAGAAAGAGATGGAGCGATTCAAGCAGCATTTCGGCGGTGTCCCGGAGGCTGATCGGCTAGCACTCACTTTGAAGAAACTCAAACTTGCATACCAGGAGGGGAAGACCTTGATGCAGAGAAAAACTGTGAAGGATTATGATGCAGGGTCGGATTCAGGAATCAGTGATTTCCAATGATGTGATACAATGATTGTTGATGTGATCTGTGAAgcatttttcattattgttcATTAAGCAACATTTAGATCTGATACATTTAACCTTATATTTGAGATTATTTCTACACATTTCATATAACAAGGCTTTATTTTTGGTTGCATATGAAGACtttctttgtaaatatatgaTTGCAAGCATAGTTGAATTAAAATTCCTTGAAAATATACAGGGAG contains:
- the LOC128244812 gene encoding dynactin subunit 1-like isoform X1, giving the protein MFRPIKVSYEFVPTTTNDTIFIVKKMKPERDPFLCTCGPCKKFWRDTFSDSGDLLRESSQCRAHHTAILSAESKVVKIGDRILVQSRFPVDLYGRKGTVKWVGVLDEDSIAPELYVGVRLDDNVNSTHNGVYNGKRYFHVPRGHGAMVKYMEVVPLKFPEKRPPMQGNYMFPSWDEVQKRRKERNSKLQNIYSQAGMQGPQFVEPYASPPKTAATSVRASPVKSLREPIIHIGDPNDIALRDMQRLSQMDTKRKVRKEDKDKKEMERFKQHFGGVPEADRLALTLKKLKLAYQEGKTLMQRKTVKDYDAGSDSGISDFQ
- the LOC128244812 gene encoding dynactin subunit 1-like isoform X3; the encoded protein is MFRPIKVSYEFVPTTTNDTIFIVKKMKPERDPFLCTCGPCKKFWRDTFSDSGDLLRESSQCRAHHTAILSAESKVVKIGDRILVQSRFPGTVKWVGVLDEDSIAPELYVGVRLDDNVNSTHNGVYNGKRYFHVPRGHGAMVKYMEVVPLKFPEKRPPMQGNYMFPSWDEVQKRRKERNSKLQNIYSQAGMQGPQFVEPYASPPKTAATSVRASPVKSLREPIIHIGDPNDIALRDMQRLSQMDTKRKVRKEDKDKKEMERFKQHFGGVPEADRLALTLKKLKLAYQEGKTLMQRKTVKDYDAGSDSGISDFQ
- the LOC128244812 gene encoding dynactin subunit 1-like isoform X6; the encoded protein is MRSQDNEPERDPFLCTCGPCKKFWRDTFSDSGDLLRESSQCRAHHTAILSAESKVVKIGDRILVQSRFPGTVKWVGVLDEDSIAPELYVGVRLDDNVNSTHNGVYNGKRYFHVPRGHGAMVKYMEVVPLKFPEKRPPMQGNYMFPSWDEVQKRRKERNSKLQNIYSQAGMQGPQFVEPYASPPKTAATSVRASPVKSLREPIIHIGDPNDIALRDMQRLSQMDTKRKVRKEDKDKKEMERFKQHFGGVPEADRLALTLKKLKLAYQEGKTLMQRKTVKDYDAGSDSGISDFQ
- the LOC128244812 gene encoding dynactin subunit 1-like isoform X2 encodes the protein MSERGDFDYTKEFGSVKNIYSPERDPFLCTCGPCKKFWRDTFSDSGDLLRESSQCRAHHTAILSAESKVVKIGDRILVQSRFPVDLYGRKGTVKWVGVLDEDSIAPELYVGVRLDDNVNSTHNGVYNGKRYFHVPRGHGAMVKYMEVVPLKFPEKRPPMQGNYMFPSWDEVQKRRKERNSKLQNIYSQAGMQGPQFVEPYASPPKTAATSVRASPVKSLREPIIHIGDPNDIALRDMQRLSQMDTKRKVRKEDKDKKEMERFKQHFGGVPEADRLALTLKKLKLAYQEGKTLMQRKTVKDYDAGSDSGISDFQ
- the LOC128244812 gene encoding dynactin subunit 1-like isoform X5, which encodes MRSQDNEPERDPFLCTCGPCKKFWRDTFSDSGDLLRESSQCRAHHTAILSAESKVVKIGDRILVQSRFPVDLYGRKGTVKWVGVLDEDSIAPELYVGVRLDDNVNSTHNGVYNGKRYFHVPRGHGAMVKYMEVVPLKFPEKRPPMQGNYMFPSWDEVQKRRKERNSKLQNIYSQAGMQGPQFVEPYASPPKTAATSVRASPVKSLREPIIHIGDPNDIALRDMQRLSQMDTKRKVRKEDKDKKEMERFKQHFGGVPEADRLALTLKKLKLAYQEGKTLMQRKTVKDYDAGSDSGISDFQ
- the LOC128244812 gene encoding dynactin subunit 1-like isoform X4; this encodes MKDKETSKSKKRSTWQPERDPFLCTCGPCKKFWRDTFSDSGDLLRESSQCRAHHTAILSAESKVVKIGDRILVQSRFPVDLYGRKGTVKWVGVLDEDSIAPELYVGVRLDDNVNSTHNGVYNGKRYFHVPRGHGAMVKYMEVVPLKFPEKRPPMQGNYMFPSWDEVQKRRKERNSKLQNIYSQAGMQGPQFVEPYASPPKTAATSVRASPVKSLREPIIHIGDPNDIALRDMQRLSQMDTKRKVRKEDKDKKEMERFKQHFGGVPEADRLALTLKKLKLAYQEGKTLMQRKTVKDYDAGSDSGISDFQ